A part of Solibacillus sp. FSL H8-0538 genomic DNA contains:
- a CDS encoding cytochrome B5, which yields MHIHKYEKWWLVFGCGTLVAFLIILGIGAFHNGAHPNESKQTINYEKVDEIAPFDNPGVHKVEGKEWDYEVVLVASMFNYNPAVIEVPLGSKVKFIATTKDAIHGFQVAGTNINLMLEPGYISEYVTVVNQAGEYLVVCNEYCGTGHSMMHSMLKVVDENAIVDNR from the coding sequence ATGCACATACATAAATATGAGAAATGGTGGCTTGTATTTGGTTGTGGAACTTTAGTAGCATTCCTAATTATTTTAGGAATTGGCGCATTCCATAACGGCGCACACCCAAACGAATCGAAACAAACGATTAATTATGAAAAAGTGGATGAAATTGCACCTTTTGATAATCCAGGTGTTCACAAAGTAGAAGGGAAAGAGTGGGATTACGAGGTTGTCTTAGTAGCTTCTATGTTCAACTACAACCCCGCTGTAATTGAAGTTCCACTTGGCTCAAAAGTAAAATTTATTGCTACAACAAAAGACGCAATTCATGGTTTCCAGGTTGCAGGTACAAATATTAATCTTATGTTGGAGCCAGGCTATATTTCTGAATATGTAACAGTCGTCAACCAAGCCGGTGAATATTTAGTTGTATGTAATGAATATTGCGGTACTGGACATTCAATGATGCACTCTATGTTAAAGGTGGTGGATGAAAATGCAATCGTCGACAATCGTTAA
- a CDS encoding chemotaxis protein CheX — MSTSKHIQTILNGTIYALKTILPMNIDVQSPSITSEPYIQQQIGVLIGIVGDLKGRIIIDGTPETFGAVGSAMFGMPLEGEMLESFTGEFGNMIAGNLCTHAGQNELNLDITPPTVMVGNTKLYGFHKAFRLPATIEGAGSITILLTIDEEE; from the coding sequence ATGAGTACTTCAAAACATATACAAACTATATTAAATGGAACTATTTATGCATTAAAAACAATTTTGCCTATGAATATTGATGTACAGTCTCCTTCTATTACTTCAGAGCCTTACATTCAACAGCAAATAGGTGTCCTTATCGGTATTGTTGGCGATCTAAAAGGTCGTATTATTATCGATGGTACTCCTGAAACATTTGGAGCAGTAGGTTCAGCCATGTTTGGTATGCCACTAGAAGGCGAGATGCTAGAGTCATTTACGGGTGAGTTCGGTAATATGATTGCCGGCAACCTATGTACCCACGCAGGGCAAAATGAACTTAATCTTGATATCACACCTCCAACAGTAATGGTAGGTAATACAAAATTATATGGATTTCATAAGGCATTCCGTTTACCAGCAACAATTGAGGGCGCTGGATCTATTACGATTTTATTGACAATTGATGAAGAAGAATAA
- a CDS encoding sigma-54 interaction domain-containing protein: MGSTQQSLVFLEHLLKYSFDEIFIADAEGTILYTSENTKDFFGMRSEEIVQQNAFVLEEKGILSPSVICKVLRTKKVEMVIQNSVMGRKLVVTGFPIIEQGSIIGVISFTRDITELEYLKRTNENVATQMRFYEQEIEMLKKEQDGKGLNLSGKMRDIFVIIEKICDLDVSVLLEGESGVGKNYVARKIHQLSNRKQEPFIEVNCGAIPEALIESELFGYEDGAFTGAKKGGRQGHFEAAGKGTILLDEIAELPLNLQVKLLSVLQNRTIQRVGSNEPINMKCRVICATNKDLQQLVVEKKFREDLFYRINVIKIEVPPLRERREEIPVLATEITEELNLKHHLQKELSANLISWMYLQDWPGNIRELRNYIERILITSNEDLVDIQAADNPVSSIEELTLADFLAKVEGAYIMKMFKKYPSSVKLAKKLGISQSTANRKINQFVTKDYSRT, from the coding sequence TTGGGATCAACACAGCAGAGTCTTGTTTTTTTAGAGCATTTGCTAAAATATTCGTTTGACGAAATTTTTATCGCTGATGCAGAAGGAACTATTTTGTATACAAGTGAAAATACGAAAGATTTTTTTGGGATGAGATCTGAAGAAATCGTCCAACAAAACGCTTTTGTACTCGAAGAAAAAGGGATTCTATCTCCCTCGGTTATTTGCAAAGTATTGAGAACGAAAAAAGTAGAAATGGTCATTCAAAATTCAGTGATGGGGCGAAAGCTCGTTGTTACTGGCTTTCCAATTATCGAACAGGGGTCAATCATTGGAGTCATCAGCTTTACAAGGGATATTACTGAGTTGGAATATTTAAAGAGAACGAATGAAAATGTCGCTACGCAAATGCGATTTTATGAACAAGAAATTGAGATGCTTAAAAAGGAACAAGATGGGAAGGGCTTAAATTTATCAGGGAAAATGCGAGATATCTTCGTCATCATAGAAAAGATTTGCGATTTGGACGTCTCGGTCTTATTGGAAGGTGAATCTGGCGTAGGTAAAAACTATGTAGCTCGTAAAATTCATCAGCTTTCCAATCGAAAACAAGAGCCTTTTATCGAAGTAAACTGTGGTGCGATTCCAGAAGCATTGATTGAATCAGAGCTTTTTGGTTACGAGGATGGAGCATTTACCGGTGCCAAAAAAGGTGGTAGGCAAGGACATTTTGAGGCGGCAGGCAAGGGAACGATTTTGTTGGACGAAATTGCAGAGCTACCGCTAAATTTGCAAGTAAAATTGTTATCGGTTTTGCAAAATAGAACGATTCAACGGGTAGGCAGCAACGAGCCAATCAACATGAAATGCCGAGTTATTTGTGCGACAAATAAAGATTTGCAACAACTCGTTGTAGAGAAAAAATTTCGTGAGGATCTATTTTACCGCATTAACGTTATTAAAATCGAAGTACCTCCTTTACGTGAAAGACGCGAGGAAATACCGGTGTTAGCAACAGAAATTACAGAGGAATTAAATTTGAAGCATCATCTTCAAAAAGAGTTATCAGCCAACTTAATTTCATGGATGTATTTACAAGACTGGCCAGGAAATATTCGTGAATTGCGTAATTATATCGAAAGAATCTTAATTACCTCCAATGAAGATCTCGTTGATATACAAGCTGCTGATAATCCAGTGTCATCAATTGAAGAGCTTACACTCGCCGACTTTTTAGCGAAAGTTGAAGGCGCTTATATTATGAAGATGTTTAAAAAATATCCGAGTAGTGTCAAGCTTGCAAAAAAATTGGGTATAAGCCAATCGACAGCAAATAGAAAAATAAATCAATTCGTAACTAAAGACTATAGTCGAACATGA
- the speB gene encoding agmatinase, producing MKNPEEKQFLNLPYTGICSFGKYPICTDLEQLDADVAVIGVPYDMGAQWKSGARMGPRGIREGSTLYSFGLGGAYDIEKDIMYLGPDYKVYDCGDVDMVHGDLEQSFDNVEVAIRKIVEKGAIPVVMGGDHSISIPVGRALDNIGKFHVIQIDAHLDWADHRSGQRFGHGSALRRLAEMDHVDQMFQFGIRGISSSKKEDVDAAKEYGSVILSPRQIRKMGIEEVIALIPEGENYYVTIDIDGLDPSIAPGTGTPSPGGFLYDEVNELLDGIAKRGNVIGFDLVEVSPPYDLSGITSQVGARLMLDFISFILKERDEK from the coding sequence ATGAAAAATCCAGAAGAAAAACAATTTTTAAATTTACCTTACACAGGAATTTGTTCTTTCGGGAAATATCCAATTTGTACAGACTTAGAACAATTGGATGCAGACGTAGCTGTAATTGGCGTTCCTTATGATATGGGAGCTCAGTGGAAATCCGGTGCGAGAATGGGGCCGCGTGGTATTCGTGAAGGTTCTACATTATATAGCTTCGGTTTAGGTGGGGCGTACGATATTGAAAAAGATATTATGTATTTAGGTCCTGATTATAAAGTGTATGACTGTGGCGATGTGGATATGGTTCATGGAGATTTAGAACAAAGCTTTGATAATGTTGAAGTGGCAATCCGCAAAATAGTTGAAAAAGGGGCAATTCCAGTTGTCATGGGTGGAGACCACTCTATTTCCATTCCAGTTGGCCGTGCATTAGATAACATTGGCAAATTCCACGTTATTCAAATTGACGCGCATTTAGACTGGGCAGATCACCGCTCAGGACAACGGTTTGGTCACGGAAGTGCACTTCGTCGTTTAGCAGAAATGGATCATGTTGATCAAATGTTCCAGTTTGGAATTCGTGGCATTAGTAGCAGTAAAAAAGAAGATGTTGATGCAGCAAAAGAATATGGCAGTGTCATTTTATCTCCAAGACAAATACGTAAAATGGGTATCGAAGAAGTGATTGCTTTAATTCCAGAAGGAGAAAACTATTATGTAACAATTGATATTGATGGTTTGGATCCTTCCATTGCTCCGGGAACTGGAACTCCTTCACCAGGTGGATTTTTATATGATGAAGTAAATGAGCTGTTGGATGGGATTGCGAAACGAGGAAATGTCATCGGCTTCGACTTAGTAGAAGTTTCACCTCCTTACGATTTAAGCGGAATTACAAGTCAAGTTGGTGCGCGTTTAATGCTCGACTTTATCAGCTTTATTTTAAAAGAACGCGATGAAAAGTAA
- a CDS encoding MFS transporter, producing the protein MQAKTAGANRMIIGIVLAVLTFWLFAQSMVNIIPAVQEDLGVSLGTLNIAISLTSLFSGLFIVAAGGISDKIGRKKSTYIGLIFSIVGCLLIIVSQNATLLIIGRIVQGLSAACIMPATIALVKSSFKDEDRQRALSYWSFGSWGGGGSTALIGGAIATYFGWRWIFVVSIGVALLAMYLLKEIPESKAEEASKQKFDFVGFVLFVFIMLVINMIVTRGQDFGWTSPLTLGLIGGAIALIITFFLVERRKTNQFIDFSLFKTQAYSGAVVSNFMQNGIAATVVVANTYVQLARGFTSFQTGLLTVGNVIAVVVMIRVGEKMLQKMGARKPMIASVFISTIGISMTALTFLPDVAYIIVVFVGFLIAGIGIGMYATPSTDTAVVNIADDKVGVASGIYKMSSSLGFSFGIAISTAVYGVMVSVTNMHIAATAGIMINLLFAIPALLYIHKTIKPEEGLVHEPTSSKVVHAQ; encoded by the coding sequence ATGCAAGCTAAAACAGCTGGTGCGAATAGGATGATTATTGGAATCGTTTTAGCTGTATTAACATTTTGGTTGTTTGCTCAATCAATGGTTAATATTATTCCTGCTGTTCAAGAGGATTTAGGTGTTTCGTTAGGAACATTAAATATTGCAATTAGTTTAACATCATTATTTTCAGGGCTTTTTATTGTTGCCGCTGGAGGAATTTCAGATAAAATAGGGCGAAAAAAATCAACTTATATTGGTTTGATTTTTAGTATCGTTGGCTGCTTGCTTATTATCGTTTCTCAAAATGCAACTTTGCTAATTATTGGGCGTATTGTGCAAGGGCTTTCGGCTGCATGTATTATGCCGGCAACCATCGCCCTTGTAAAATCTTCATTTAAAGATGAAGATCGTCAGCGCGCACTCAGTTATTGGTCGTTTGGTTCTTGGGGTGGCGGTGGTTCTACTGCACTTATTGGAGGTGCGATCGCTACATATTTTGGATGGAGATGGATTTTTGTTGTCTCTATTGGAGTTGCACTTCTAGCGATGTATCTACTAAAAGAAATTCCAGAAAGTAAGGCAGAAGAAGCATCGAAACAAAAGTTTGATTTCGTAGGATTCGTATTATTCGTCTTTATCATGCTTGTGATTAATATGATTGTAACGCGCGGACAAGATTTTGGTTGGACAAGTCCATTAACGTTAGGCTTAATTGGAGGAGCAATTGCCTTGATTATTACGTTCTTTCTTGTCGAACGTCGCAAAACGAATCAATTTATCGATTTTTCATTGTTTAAAACACAAGCATATTCCGGTGCAGTAGTTTCAAACTTTATGCAAAATGGAATTGCAGCAACTGTTGTCGTTGCAAATACGTATGTTCAGTTAGCTCGTGGTTTTACGTCATTCCAAACAGGTTTGCTAACGGTCGGAAACGTCATTGCTGTCGTCGTCATGATTCGTGTAGGGGAAAAAATGTTGCAAAAGATGGGTGCTCGCAAGCCGATGATTGCATCCGTATTCATTTCAACAATTGGGATAAGTATGACGGCGCTTACCTTCTTACCAGATGTCGCATACATTATCGTTGTATTTGTCGGTTTCTTAATTGCGGGAATTGGGATTGGAATGTATGCAACACCTTCAACAGATACGGCGGTTGTTAATATAGCAGATGACAAAGTAGGCGTCGCATCTGGAATTTATAAAATGTCGAGCTCTCTCGGATTTTCATTCGGTATTGCGATTTCAACAGCAGTTTATGGTGTCATGGTTTCAGTTACAAACATGCATATTGCTGCTACAGCAGGAATAATGATCAACTTATTATTTGCGATTCCAGCATTGCTCTATATTCATAAAACAATCAAACCAGAAGAAGGACTTGTACATGAGCCAACTTCGTCAAAAGTAGTACATGCACAGTAA
- a CDS encoding YheC/YheD family protein, whose amino-acid sequence MTIIGMLHHRLDPKTVIKSYAYAAVARAEGVQFFYFTPKSVNFDDRTIKGKVYEDGQWQERVMPFPDVIYNAGSPEKLAVSKEIIAKLKEEIPFTTNSIGNKWNVVNRLNEAKEFANYLIPSEIVKNVEVFHKYIATFNKVVFKPIDGRKGKGIYFISKSGSSFEVRKDTHNSIYSKLQLNELLNEQLSTGTFIMQPYIQSIMKSGQVYDFRLHAQKNGEGKWVVTTIYPRIAPIGSIIPNINNGGYTNYLDPFLEQEFKDEAYNIRRMLEHFTLSLAQHLDEIQMVQFGEVIDEIGIDVGLDEHQKIWVYEVNWRPGCPPAFYLELDVVVHSIQYAKYLAENQGRIKNEIMARKYKKQNGKLGLPIIAITGSAGKTTSKAFLASILSKKWNIFESKDYWNTTEHTKKHAAEINASHEAVVLEYGMAYPGIITNHCSIIQPNISIVTNIGLAHVGNFDGDIKKVAEAKSELIHGMNQKGLLVINKDDENSKYLSTQQFKGETLTVGIHSVANYRAYDIHYKDNGMSFKMKLQGQEIALFIPILGEHHVYNALNAIAVADYLGFTPQEIKAGLNFKKPPRRLTLYNCRDQITVIDDTVHSHPQGVRAAIDVLTNIGKKRKIAIIGQMRELGDLREEEYRKVGAYIYEQGIDLLITYGFRTEEIGAEAMAKGLNQSNIYHFINKEEMHALLGEIVKQGDTILVKGASKTNMFETIKFLDQTFKA is encoded by the coding sequence ATGACAATTATTGGTATGTTGCATCATCGTTTAGACCCTAAAACCGTTATTAAGTCATATGCATATGCAGCAGTTGCAAGGGCAGAAGGGGTTCAATTTTTTTACTTTACACCTAAGAGCGTTAACTTTGATGATCGTACTATAAAGGGCAAGGTGTATGAAGATGGGCAATGGCAAGAAAGAGTGATGCCCTTTCCAGATGTTATTTACAATGCAGGGAGTCCAGAAAAACTAGCAGTATCTAAAGAAATTATAGCGAAATTGAAAGAGGAAATACCGTTTACAACAAATTCTATAGGGAATAAGTGGAATGTAGTGAATCGCCTAAATGAAGCAAAGGAATTTGCCAACTATTTAATCCCTTCAGAAATAGTAAAAAATGTTGAAGTATTTCATAAGTACATCGCCACTTTTAATAAAGTAGTGTTTAAACCGATTGATGGTAGAAAGGGAAAGGGAATCTATTTCATTTCGAAAAGTGGAAGTTCTTTTGAGGTGAGGAAGGATACTCACAATAGTATTTATTCAAAGCTACAGTTAAATGAATTATTAAATGAGCAGCTTTCTACCGGCACATTTATTATGCAACCATATATTCAATCGATAATGAAATCCGGCCAAGTTTATGATTTTCGTCTTCATGCGCAAAAAAATGGAGAGGGAAAATGGGTTGTGACGACCATCTATCCACGCATTGCGCCAATAGGATCGATTATACCCAATATTAACAATGGTGGTTATACCAATTATTTAGATCCATTTTTGGAGCAGGAATTTAAGGATGAAGCCTATAATATTCGGCGCATGTTAGAGCATTTTACATTATCATTAGCGCAGCATCTAGATGAAATTCAGATGGTACAGTTCGGGGAGGTCATTGACGAAATTGGCATTGATGTAGGATTAGATGAGCATCAAAAGATTTGGGTGTACGAAGTAAACTGGCGTCCGGGTTGTCCTCCAGCATTTTATTTAGAATTAGATGTTGTTGTTCATTCGATTCAATATGCGAAATATTTAGCAGAAAACCAAGGACGTATTAAAAATGAAATTATGGCACGAAAGTACAAAAAACAAAACGGGAAATTAGGTTTACCTATTATCGCCATTACTGGAAGTGCGGGGAAAACGACATCTAAGGCGTTCCTTGCCTCTATTTTATCGAAAAAATGGAATATTTTTGAATCAAAAGACTATTGGAATACGACCGAGCATACTAAAAAACATGCTGCAGAGATTAATGCCTCACATGAAGCAGTTGTCCTCGAATACGGAATGGCCTATCCAGGTATCATTACAAATCACTGTAGCATCATCCAACCGAACATCAGTATCGTAACAAATATCGGTCTCGCTCATGTTGGGAATTTTGATGGGGATATAAAAAAAGTGGCAGAAGCAAAATCAGAGTTAATACATGGAATGAACCAAAAGGGGTTACTCGTAATTAACAAGGATGACGAAAATTCGAAGTATTTATCAACGCAACAATTTAAGGGGGAAACTCTCACAGTCGGTATCCATTCTGTAGCCAACTATAGGGCCTATGATATTCATTATAAAGACAATGGTATGTCCTTTAAGATGAAGCTACAAGGACAGGAAATCGCACTGTTTATTCCCATCTTAGGTGAACATCATGTATACAATGCGCTCAATGCAATTGCTGTTGCCGATTATTTAGGCTTCACTCCACAAGAAATTAAAGCGGGACTAAATTTTAAAAAACCACCAAGAAGGCTCACGTTATATAATTGCCGAGATCAAATTACCGTCATTGATGACACGGTTCACTCGCACCCTCAAGGCGTACGGGCTGCTATAGATGTGCTCACTAACATTGGAAAAAAACGAAAAATAGCTATTATTGGGCAGATGCGAGAGTTAGGGGACTTACGAGAAGAAGAATATCGTAAAGTTGGCGCATACATTTATGAACAAGGGATCGATCTCTTAATTACCTATGGATTTCGGACAGAAGAAATAGGTGCAGAAGCAATGGCAAAAGGGTTAAACCAATCCAATATTTATCATTTTATCAATAAGGAAGAAATGCATGCACTACTAGGGGAAATCGTGAAGCAAGGCGACACAATCCTAGTAAAGGGAGCAAGTAAAACGAATATGTTTGAAACAATTAAATTTCTTGATCAAACATTTAAAGCATAA